The window GACGGCCGTTCTCGCCGGCGCGGCCGACGCGGCGTTGATGGATGGGGTAAACGGCCGTCTCCTGCTGCGCGACACCCCCGGCCTCACTCTGGCCGCCGAAGCCGTAACCGTAGAGCCATATGCCCTCGTCGTTCGCGCCGCCGATGGCGACCTGCTGCGGCAGCTAAACGACAGCCTGGCCCGGCTGCGGGCCTCCGGCGAGCTGGCGGCCATCACTGCCCGCTGGTTGTCGCCCACAAGCCAGGAGAGACTTCATGAGTAGGCTAAACTCTGAACGACTGTTAGGCGCCGCGCTTATCGTGGGCGGCGTATTGGTAGGCGTGGTCGTGGCTGCGGTGCTGCGCAGCTATACACAAGATGGGATGATGACGGGGGGAACGGCCGTTACCGCCGCCATCATCGCCTTTCTCTTACTCGTCCTGCCCCAGTTAGCCCTGGGCATCAGCCTCATCCGCCACACCTCCCCGCCAAATGACCCATGAATTTAAAACTGCCAACCACAAGCAACGTATGTTATACTGTGACCATCCTGCCAAACGGGCATCCTTTACAAATAAAGCGAGCAACCATACAACCAGAAAATCTGTATCGTTGCGTTTTTCTCTTTGTATCTTTGTCCCTTTGTCTCTTTGTAATAAATTCTTTGTCAAAGGAGAAATGTAGATTATGAAAGAATACGTGTCCGACTTGTACGATAAAATCAAAGGCGAGTCCAGCGGCCTGGGCAACTTGCTTGCCAAAGTGCCCGGTCTCGGCGGCTACATGGAACGCAGCCGCCGCCGCGAAGCCGACCAAATTCTGCGTGATACCATCTCCAGCCACCTGGAAGCCTCCCGCCTCACCCTCAGCAGTGTCCACCAAGAACTTGGCCGCGACATCATCAAAGCGATGGACCACGCCGAATCTCTGGGGCGCGCCGACAACATGCTCATGGGCCTTATCGGCAAAATTAAAGACGCGCCACAAGGTTATGCCGGTTTCTTCGACGCCATCAAAGTCAAAGAAGAAGACCTGGCCCGCATCTACGCCTTCGACGAAAGCATGTTAAACCACGCTGATGAAATAGACGCCAGCATAGACGCCCTGACCAAAGCGGTCCGCGACGATGGCGACATCAACAGCACCATCCGCCGCCTGACCACCGTCTTGCAAGCCGCCAATCAAGATTTTGCCGGCCGCAACGAAGTGATCATGGGCATCAGTTAAGAATTGATAATTGACGAATACAGATTACGCAACAAAGGAGTAAAACCCAATGGCTCAGATATTTGACCGAGTTGCCATAGACGCCTGGCAGCGTGACGAACTAGTGCAGAAATTCCCGCCCGGCGGGCTGGGCGATATTAAGATGGGTTCCCAACTCATCGTCAACCCCGGCGAGACCTGCGTCTTTGTACGCGGCGGTGAACCGATGGGCACATTCACCCCCGGCCGACACACCCTGACCACCGAAAACATCCCCCTGCTGACGAATATGATAGAGCGCGGGCTGTTTGGCGGTAAAAATGTCTTCACCGCCGACGTTTATTTTGTCAAAACCACCGACATTACCATGAAATGGGGCACTGCTAACCCCATCATCGTCGAACATCCGCAGCGCTCGCCGGGGGCCAGCGCCATTGTTGGCAACGGAACCTATGTCACCAAAGTAAAAGACCCCTGGCGCTTCCTGAACGCCATGGACGCCTTCCGCAACAGCACACGCCAGGACGAAGTAAAAAACCGTCTCGACCCGATGCTGGGCGTGATGATGCAAGACAAGCTCAGCGAACTGGCTATCGCCAAAAACCTGGGGCCGGCGCAGTTGCAATCCTTCTCCAAAGAGATCAACGACCTGCTCGCCGGGCTGCTGCAAGAGGAATTCGACGCCATCGGCATGGTGCTGGTGGACTTCAACATCCGTCTGGCGCTGCATCCCAAATCGCTGGAAGTGGTCACCAACATGGGCTACGGAACCAGCTACACCGCCAAACAACAG of the Candidatus Leptovillus gracilis genome contains:
- a CDS encoding SPFH domain-containing protein → MAQIFDRVAIDAWQRDELVQKFPPGGLGDIKMGSQLIVNPGETCVFVRGGEPMGTFTPGRHTLTTENIPLLTNMIERGLFGGKNVFTADVYFVKTTDITMKWGTANPIIVEHPQRSPGASAIVGNGTYVTKVKDPWRFLNAMDAFRNSTRQDEVKNRLDPMLGVMMQDKLSELAIAKNLGPAQLQSFSKEINDLLAGLLQEEFDAIGMVLVDFNIRLALHPKSLEVVTNMGYGTSYTAKQQADAFVAAASNPAGGSMGDIGIGAMGMAAMQNLQNQQAWQQQQAQQTQPAAPAAPAGGSAAAPDVMTPGQAAQILQVTEEDILAAIQDGSLKARKIGNAYRISKAALDEFLAG